A genomic region of Caenorhabditis elegans chromosome V contains the following coding sequences:
- the srd-35 gene encoding G_PROTEIN_RECEP_F1_2 domain-containing protein (Partially confirmed by transcript evidence) encodes MVPQLNVDEDPSSKIYEVINEIVYPIFLTITLIFHSVLLVFIIFFSPSHLNFLKFLLLTTSLLDVFATSILFYIQPRILSEYQVNVPVYCYGPCREMNTQFCFSLFMMWQTVSIAVGISLTYTLYFKYHKLNSKGPLFGWKLVRSLFLFYIPCLVSMCCAFVVVLRNVLPNEELNKESFSDTRIEFTKIGNMKLGELPNRINFAMIAYAIYCSPIITFWFHWKTNKSLNNALSGSSPYLRYHAKNVMMGITIQVVMHFIFYIPFFTLYSYSLLTGTKIFVQQFFMAMSPNLAASFDPLINLYFVVPYRTKIKSWFGKKHQQTSTIRIASLTPSGYF; translated from the exons ATGGTTCCTCAACTTAACGTGGATGAAGATCcgagttcaaaaatatacGAAGTAATTAATGAAATTGTCTATCCAATATTCCTTACTATAACACTTATTTTCCATTCCGTTCTGCTTGTATTTATCATCTTTTTCTCACCATCCCATCTCAATTTCTTAAAGTTTCTACTCTTAACAACATCACTTTTAGATGTTTTTGCAACTTCTATATTGTTCTATATTCAACCAAGAATATTATCTGAATATCAAGTAAATGTACCCGTCTATTGCTATGGACCATGTCGAGAAATGAACACACAATTCTGTTTTTCACTCTTTATGATGTGGCAG ACGGTAAGCATTGCAGTTGGTATATCTCTGACCTACACTTTATACTTCAAATATCATAAATTAAACTCAAAAGGTCCACTTTTCGGTTGGAAACTCGTCAGATCTCTCTTCCTATTCTACATTCCATGTTTGGTTTCTATG TGTTGCGCTTTTGTAGTCGTTTTGCGAAACGTATTACCAAACGAGGAACTAAATAAAGAAAGTTTTTCTGATACGAGAATAGAATTTACTAAAATTGGGAACATGAAATTGGGTGAATTACCAAATAGAATTAACTTTGCAATGATTGCTTATGCAATTTACTGTTCTCCTATTATCACCTTTTGGTTTCATTG GAAAACTAACAAGTCCTTGAACAATGCTTTGTCAGGCTCATCGCCGTACCTTCGTTATCACGCGAAAAATGTTATGATGGGAATTACAATTCAAGTTGTTatgcattttattttctacattCCCTTTTTCACATTGTATTCTTATTCACTTCTCACAG GAACAAAAATCTTCGTTCAACAGTTTTTCATGGCAATGTCCCCGAATCTTGCTGCATCTTTCGATCCACTCATCAATCTGTACTTCGTTGTACCATATCGTACCAAAATCAAGTCCTGGTTCGGAAAGAAGCATCAACAAACAAGCACCATTCGCATAGCTTCGCTGACTCCATCTggctatttttag
- the srd-35 gene encoding Serpentine Receptor, class D (delta) (Product from WormBase gene class srd;~Confirmed by transcript evidence) — MAMSPNLAASFDPLINLYFVVPYRTKIKSWFGKKHQQTSTIRIASLTPSGYF; from the coding sequence ATGGCAATGTCCCCGAATCTTGCTGCATCTTTCGATCCACTCATCAATCTGTACTTCGTTGTACCATATCGTACCAAAATCAAGTCCTGGTTCGGAAAGAAGCATCAACAAACAAGCACCATTCGCATAGCTTCGCTGACTCCATCTggctatttttag